One segment of Clostridium ljungdahlii DSM 13528 DNA contains the following:
- a CDS encoding TIGR03905 family TSCPD domain-containing protein, with protein sequence MYSYVTKGVCSSQINFDVVENKIRNVNFVGGCNGNLQGISKLVEGMDVAEAVEKLEGISCSGKGTSCPDQFATALKKLVLSRK encoded by the coding sequence ATGTACAGTTATGTAACAAAAGGAGTTTGTTCAAGTCAAATAAATTTTGATGTTGTAGAAAACAAAATTAGAAATGTAAATTTTGTAGGAGGATGTAATGGGAACTTACAAGGTATATCAAAATTAGTTGAAGGAATGGATGTAGCTGAAGCTGTGGAAAAATTAGAAGGAATTTCCTGCAGTGGAAAAGGAACTTCCTGTCCCGATCAATTTGCAACTGCCCTTAAAAAATTAGTTTTAAGCCGTAAGTAA
- a CDS encoding alpha/beta-type small acid-soluble spore protein codes for MSKTPLKKIIKAKLKSNRELTEAEKLREKLKYEIAEELGLKDKVNSFGWSSLTAEETGRIGGMMTKRKKELNIPKNESIINHSKSKDKQ; via the coding sequence ATGTCAAAAACGCCCTTAAAAAAAATCATAAAAGCAAAATTGAAATCAAACAGAGAGCTTACAGAAGCTGAAAAACTTAGAGAAAAATTAAAATATGAAATAGCTGAAGAACTAGGATTAAAAGATAAAGTTAATTCATTTGGCTGGAGCAGTTTAACAGCTGAAGAAACCGGAAGAATTGGTGGCATGATGACTAAGAGAAAAAAAGAATTAAATATACCTAAAAATGAAAGTATAATAAACCATAGTAAAAGCAAAGACAAACAATAA
- a CDS encoding aspartate-semialdehyde dehydrogenase, which produces MSCNVAVVGCTGMVGRKFIEVLEERDFPIEKLYLFASAKSSGKILKFKDKDYTVEELKEDNIKNKKIDIALFSAGGSVSLKFAPIFSKYGAVVIDNSSAWRMDKEVPLVVPEVNPEDIKWNKGIIANPNCSTIQAIVAIKPLYDKYGVERIVYSTYQAVSGAGMGGYNDLLEGYKGNAPKKFPYPIAGNILPHIDVFLENGYTKEEMKMVNETRKILHDDTLRVTATTARVPVTYSHSESINVELKKDFKIEDIFELYKNATGVVLKDDVDNLVYPMPIEAAGKDEVFVGRIRRDFSVDNGLNLWVVADNIRKGAATNAVQIAECIIKDK; this is translated from the coding sequence ATGAGTTGTAACGTGGCAGTAGTTGGCTGTACTGGAATGGTAGGAAGAAAATTTATAGAGGTGCTGGAAGAAAGAGATTTTCCAATAGAAAAATTGTATTTGTTTGCATCTGCTAAATCAAGTGGGAAAATATTAAAATTTAAGGATAAAGATTATACTGTAGAGGAATTAAAGGAAGATAACATAAAAAATAAAAAAATAGATATTGCTCTTTTCTCAGCAGGTGGAAGTGTAAGCCTTAAATTTGCACCTATATTTTCAAAATATGGTGCAGTAGTTATAGATAATAGTAGTGCTTGGAGAATGGATAAAGAGGTACCTTTGGTAGTTCCTGAAGTAAACCCAGAGGATATAAAATGGAATAAAGGTATAATTGCAAATCCTAATTGCTCAACTATACAAGCCATAGTGGCAATTAAACCTCTTTATGATAAATATGGAGTAGAAAGAATTGTATATTCTACATACCAGGCTGTATCTGGCGCTGGAATGGGAGGATATAATGATTTACTAGAAGGATATAAGGGAAATGCACCTAAGAAATTTCCATATCCAATAGCAGGAAATATACTTCCTCATATAGATGTATTTTTGGAAAATGGATACACTAAAGAAGAAATGAAAATGGTAAATGAAACAAGAAAAATATTACATGATGATACTTTGAGAGTTACAGCTACTACAGCAAGAGTACCAGTAACTTATTCTCACAGTGAAAGTATAAATGTAGAGCTTAAAAAAGACTTTAAAATAGAGGATATTTTTGAATTGTACAAGAATGCTACTGGAGTAGTGTTAAAAGATGATGTGGACAATTTAGTATATCCAATGCCAATAGAGGCAGCAGGAAAAGATGAAGTATTTGTAGGAAGAATAAGAAGAGACTTTAGCGTAGATAATGGATTAAATCTATGGGTCGTAGCAGATAACATAAGAAAAGGTGCTGCTACTAATGCTGTTCAAATAGCAGAATGCATAATTAAGGATAAATAA
- a CDS encoding YncE family protein: protein MEYLYICSTSSDTVSKVNLDDFHEETRIHLKSEDMTYRVGPHGLCLNDSKLITANKYNNSISIIDIKNEIQEESYYVGACCNDIITYKNNAYIICSDLNSLLVFDLNMRRVVEEVPCGNLPYSICLNKERKLLVISNMEDDSITLIDCKKNEPIANIRVGCYPTKAVFAVDGQHILICESNIGSEFRGSIAILSLKNYKIINRIIVGNSPVDIYCSSRYCFVSNFGDGTISVLDINNYKEKKRLIVGGMPASVLKRRGSLYVGDNYNNLLIKVNLKDENKKYIPIGGEPTGMVVK, encoded by the coding sequence TTGGAGTATCTTTATATATGTAGCACTTCTTCTGATACAGTATCAAAGGTGAATTTAGATGATTTTCATGAAGAAACTAGAATACATTTAAAATCTGAGGACATGACCTATAGAGTTGGACCCCATGGGTTATGTTTAAATGATTCTAAACTTATAACAGCAAACAAATATAATAACAGCATATCTATAATAGATATAAAAAATGAAATTCAGGAAGAAAGTTATTATGTTGGGGCATGCTGCAATGATATTATTACCTATAAAAATAATGCATATATAATATGCAGTGATTTAAATAGCCTGCTTGTTTTTGATCTTAATATGAGAAGAGTAGTTGAAGAAGTTCCCTGTGGAAATCTTCCTTATAGCATATGTTTGAATAAGGAAAGAAAGCTGCTTGTAATATCTAATATGGAAGATGATAGCATAACCTTAATAGACTGCAAAAAAAATGAACCTATAGCTAACATAAGAGTAGGATGCTATCCTACTAAGGCTGTGTTTGCAGTGGATGGACAGCATATACTTATCTGTGAAAGCAATATAGGATCGGAGTTTAGGGGAAGTATAGCCATATTATCACTTAAAAACTATAAAATTATAAATAGAATTATTGTGGGAAATTCGCCAGTAGACATATACTGCAGCAGTAGATATTGTTTTGTATCCAATTTTGGAGATGGTACAATAAGCGTTTTGGATATAAATAACTATAAGGAGAAAAAGAGGCTGATTGTTGGGGGGATGCCTGCAAGTGTATTAAAACGAAGGGGAAGTTTATATGTGGGGGATAATTATAACAATTTATTGATAAAGGTAAATTTAAAAGATGAAAATAAAAAATATATACCTATAGGTGGAGAGCCTACAGGTATGGTTGTGAAATAA
- the hslO gene encoding Hsp33 family molecular chaperone HslO encodes MIDKLIRATAKDDNIRIIAASTTNLVNAAVKIHECAPTAAAAFGRMLTAGSLMGSMLKSPKDSLSLIISGGGKAKGISVTSYADCHVKGYIGNPSADLPPNSKGKLDVGGIIGINGNLTVIRNMGLREPYSSKIPIQTGEIGDDLAYYFTVSEQTPSAVALGVLVDVDLSIKASGGFIIQMLPGAEDLLADLVTYRLQELPPISNMLAKGMSISQILNDIFKDMGLKILDELTPTYKCDCSRERVEKALISIGAKDLEEIYNEGKTEELKCNFCKTSYKFTHDQIGEILKNCTKKS; translated from the coding sequence ATGATAGATAAATTAATAAGAGCTACAGCTAAAGATGATAACATTCGAATAATAGCAGCCTCTACTACAAATCTAGTAAATGCAGCTGTTAAAATCCATGAATGTGCTCCTACAGCTGCAGCAGCCTTTGGGAGAATGCTCACGGCAGGAAGCCTTATGGGATCAATGTTAAAATCACCTAAAGATAGCTTATCCCTTATAATTTCAGGAGGCGGTAAAGCTAAAGGAATATCTGTAACTTCCTATGCCGACTGTCATGTAAAAGGATATATAGGAAATCCTTCTGCAGATCTTCCCCCAAATAGTAAGGGAAAACTAGACGTAGGTGGTATCATTGGAATTAATGGAAATTTAACTGTAATAAGAAATATGGGACTTAGAGAACCTTACTCCAGCAAAATTCCTATACAAACTGGAGAAATAGGAGATGATCTAGCCTACTACTTTACAGTTTCAGAGCAAACTCCATCTGCAGTAGCCCTTGGAGTTCTCGTAGATGTAGATTTAAGTATAAAGGCCTCAGGAGGATTCATAATTCAGATGCTTCCTGGAGCAGAAGATCTCCTTGCAGACTTAGTTACCTATAGGCTACAAGAACTTCCTCCTATATCAAATATGCTAGCTAAGGGCATGAGTATTTCACAAATATTAAATGATATTTTTAAGGATATGGGATTAAAGATATTAGATGAACTAACACCTACTTATAAATGTGATTGCTCAAGGGAAAGAGTTGAAAAAGCTCTTATAAGTATAGGTGCAAAAGATTTAGAGGAGATTTATAATGAAGGAAAAACTGAAGAATTAAAATGTAACTTTTGTAAGACATCTTATAAATTTACTCATGATCAAATAGGTGAAATACTTAAAAACTGCACAAAAAAATCCTGA
- the dapD gene encoding 2,3,4,5-tetrahydropyridine-2,6-dicarboxylate N-acetyltransferase codes for MEAKYDLTDPYQIAKYIKEAKKSTPVKVYLKGDISNCDLGSIENYNSGDFFILFGESDEISKFLEQNKDKIKQFRIEQDRRNSAIPLADLTNMNARIEPGAIIRDKVKIDKNAVVMMGAVINIGAEIGEGTMIDMNAVVGARGKLGKNVHLGAGAVVAGVLEPPSKSPCEIGDNVLIGANSVILEGVKIGTGSVIAAGSVVTEDIPEGVVAAGSPAKIVKSVDDKTKGKTKILSDLRK; via the coding sequence ATGGAAGCAAAATATGATCTTACAGATCCATACCAAATAGCAAAGTATATAAAAGAGGCTAAAAAATCTACTCCAGTCAAAGTTTACCTTAAAGGTGACATATCAAATTGTGATTTAGGCAGTATAGAAAATTATAATAGTGGTGATTTTTTCATTCTTTTTGGTGAAAGCGATGAAATATCAAAATTTTTAGAACAAAACAAAGATAAGATCAAGCAATTTAGAATAGAACAGGATAGAAGAAACTCAGCCATTCCCCTTGCTGATTTAACAAACATGAATGCCAGAATTGAACCTGGTGCTATTATAAGAGATAAAGTTAAAATAGACAAAAATGCAGTAGTAATGATGGGAGCAGTTATAAACATAGGTGCAGAAATAGGTGAAGGCACTATGATAGATATGAATGCAGTAGTAGGTGCTAGAGGAAAACTTGGTAAAAATGTTCACTTAGGTGCTGGAGCTGTAGTAGCTGGAGTTTTAGAACCACCTAGTAAATCACCTTGTGAGATAGGTGACAATGTACTTATAGGAGCTAACTCCGTAATCTTAGAAGGAGTAAAAATTGGAACTGGCTCTGTAATCGCAGCAGGTTCAGTAGTAACAGAAGATATACCTGAAGGAGTTGTAGCTGCTGGAAGCCCCGCAAAAATAGTAAAGTCAGTAGATGACAAAACTAAAGGTAAAACTAAAATTTTATCAGATTTAAGGAAATAA
- a CDS encoding single-stranded DNA-binding protein: protein MDNLMLNNKIYLEGTVASELQFSHEMYGEGFYTFNVEVPRLSESKDILFITISERLIGGMDIKVGTDVIIEGQLRSYNKFVDGANRLILTVFARNIDFCTERSKNPNQIFLDGFICKEPVYRTTPFGREISDMLLAVNRAYNKSDYIPTIAWGRNSRFCKSLKVSDNIRVWGRLQSREYQKKISDTETVKKIAYEVSISKMEKVNRDKEKMQEENEEEEKEQPKNEDENSLGDNIGDKRIS, encoded by the coding sequence ATGGACAATTTAATGTTAAACAATAAGATCTATCTTGAAGGTACAGTAGCTTCAGAATTACAATTTAGCCACGAAATGTATGGAGAGGGTTTTTACACCTTTAATGTTGAGGTTCCTAGATTAAGTGAAAGTAAGGATATACTATTCATTACAATTTCAGAGAGACTTATAGGTGGAATGGATATCAAAGTTGGAACTGATGTAATAATAGAAGGACAGCTTAGGTCCTACAATAAATTTGTGGATGGGGCAAACAGATTGATATTAACTGTATTTGCAAGAAATATAGATTTTTGCACTGAAAGGAGTAAAAATCCAAATCAAATTTTTCTTGATGGATTTATATGTAAGGAGCCAGTTTATAGGACAACTCCCTTTGGTAGAGAAATCTCAGATATGCTTCTAGCTGTAAACAGAGCTTATAATAAGTCTGATTACATACCTACCATTGCTTGGGGAAGAAATTCTAGGTTTTGTAAGTCATTAAAAGTAAGTGACAATATAAGGGTTTGGGGAAGATTACAGAGTAGAGAATATCAAAAAAAGATATCAGATACTGAAACTGTAAAGAAAATAGCTTATGAAGTTTCTATATCTAAAATGGAAAAAGTTAACAGAGATAAAGAAAAAATGCAGGAAGAAAACGAAGAAGAGGAAAAAGAACAACCTAAAAATGAAGATGAAAATAGCTTAGGGGATAACATAGGTGATAAGCGAATATCATAA
- the dapA gene encoding 4-hydroxy-tetrahydrodipicolinate synthase produces the protein MSLFKGSGVAIITPFNDNGVDFDKLKELLEWQIKSGTDAIIICGTTGEASTMTEKERKDTIKFTVDTVNKRIPVIAGTGSNCTESAVNMSKWAESIGVDGVLVITPYYNKTTQKGLIEHFKAVSSAIKTPIVVYNVPGRTGLNIQPKTLKELCKLDNVVAVKEASGNISQIAKMKALCGDDIDLYSGNDDQTVPIMSLGGLGVISVLANIIPKDMHDMCKLFLEGNVKEALKMQLKALTLMNTMFIETNPIPIKTAMNVLNMNVGNLRLPLCDMSKENLDVLKSELKNYGLLK, from the coding sequence ATGAGCTTATTTAAAGGTTCAGGGGTAGCTATTATTACCCCATTTAATGATAATGGGGTGGACTTTGATAAATTAAAAGAGTTGCTTGAGTGGCAAATAAAATCAGGTACAGATGCAATAATAATTTGTGGGACTACAGGTGAAGCTTCCACTATGACTGAAAAGGAAAGAAAAGATACAATAAAATTTACAGTAGATACTGTTAATAAGAGAATACCAGTTATCGCAGGAACAGGCAGTAATTGTACAGAATCTGCCGTAAACATGAGCAAGTGGGCAGAAAGTATAGGAGTAGATGGAGTTCTTGTAATTACACCTTACTATAATAAAACTACACAAAAGGGATTGATAGAGCATTTTAAGGCAGTGTCCTCAGCTATAAAAACTCCTATTGTAGTATATAATGTACCTGGAAGAACAGGATTAAATATACAGCCTAAAACTTTAAAAGAATTATGCAAATTAGATAATGTGGTAGCTGTTAAAGAAGCCAGTGGAAATATAAGTCAAATTGCTAAAATGAAAGCTCTATGCGGGGATGATATTGATTTATATTCTGGAAATGATGATCAGACAGTTCCTATAATGTCTTTAGGAGGGCTTGGAGTTATATCTGTTCTTGCAAATATTATTCCTAAAGATATGCATGATATGTGTAAATTATTTTTAGAGGGAAATGTAAAAGAAGCACTAAAGATGCAATTAAAAGCTCTTACACTTATGAATACTATGTTCATAGAAACAAATCCTATACCTATAAAAACTGCTATGAATGTTTTGAATATGAATGTTGGAAATTTAAGACTTCCACTTTGTGACATGTCTAAGGAAAATTTGGATGTTTTAAAATCAGAGCTTAAAAACTATGGACTTTTAAAATAA
- a CDS encoding DUF4364 family protein, with product MFENTLELAENKLLLLYIFKKIKFPISNNQITEVILENDFINYFTLQQYLNELLSSNFIKQIDSQSNHKFIITKKGIKVLSLFGNRISKDKIDILDSYIDEHFNDIKSKISVNANYTTKHKNSFMVNLKISESNSTLMNLKLNVDSKKTAQKLCEKWEKNFSEIYYKIVELLMED from the coding sequence ATGTTTGAAAATACTTTAGAACTAGCAGAAAATAAATTACTTCTGCTTTACATATTTAAAAAAATCAAGTTTCCTATTTCCAATAATCAAATAACCGAAGTCATACTGGAAAATGACTTCATAAATTATTTTACTCTTCAGCAATATTTAAATGAGCTTCTATCTTCTAATTTTATCAAGCAGATAGATTCTCAAAGTAACCATAAATTTATAATTACAAAAAAAGGCATAAAGGTGTTGTCCCTCTTCGGAAATAGGATTTCCAAAGATAAAATAGATATATTAGACAGCTATATAGACGAGCATTTTAATGACATAAAAAGTAAAATCTCAGTAAATGCCAACTATACAACTAAACATAAAAACAGTTTTATGGTAAATTTAAAAATATCGGAAAGTAATTCCACCTTAATGAACTTAAAGCTAAATGTGGACTCTAAAAAAACTGCCCAAAAACTATGTGAAAAGTGGGAAAAAAACTTTTCAGAAATTTATTATAAAATAGTTGAATTACTTATGGAAGATTAA
- the pdaB gene encoding polysaccharide deacetylase family sporulation protein PdaB translates to MKSRCIKKIFMVSILLLIAIGVSLFANYRYEGAFARVNRKLPIYCVDTKDKKVAITFDVSLGDEYIDQILNVLDKHNIKATFFVVGDWVDKNPDKLKEIYTKGHEIGNHSNRHPNMTKISRDKIIEDININEAKIRSITGSGTKLFRCPEGSYNDDVIDTVKNSGYYCIQWDVDSIDWKEQGADLEYNRVIKSTKPGSILLFHNSAKYTPLNLERVIVNLKEKGYKFVKVGDLIYKDNYKMDYDGKQMRN, encoded by the coding sequence TTGAAATCAAGATGTATAAAAAAAATATTTATGGTGTCAATATTATTGCTTATAGCTATTGGCGTATCATTATTTGCAAATTATAGATATGAAGGGGCATTTGCAAGAGTAAATAGGAAATTACCTATTTATTGTGTTGACACAAAAGATAAAAAAGTTGCTATAACCTTTGATGTTAGTCTAGGAGATGAATACATTGATCAGATATTAAATGTACTGGATAAACATAATATAAAAGCTACATTCTTTGTAGTAGGGGACTGGGTTGATAAAAATCCCGATAAACTAAAGGAGATATATACTAAAGGACACGAGATAGGAAATCATTCAAATAGACACCCTAATATGACGAAAATATCTAGAGATAAAATTATTGAAGATATAAACATAAATGAAGCTAAAATAAGAAGCATAACAGGAAGTGGAACAAAATTATTTAGATGTCCTGAAGGATCTTATAATGATGATGTAATAGATACAGTAAAGAATTCAGGATATTACTGCATTCAATGGGATGTAGATAGTATAGACTGGAAAGAGCAGGGGGCAGATCTTGAATACAACAGGGTTATAAAAAGTACAAAACCTGGTTCTATATTATTATTTCATAATAGTGCAAAGTATACACCACTTAATTTAGAAAGGGTAATAGTAAATTTAAAGGAAAAAGGATACAAGTTTGTTAAGGTAGGGGATTTGATATACAAAGATAACTATAAAATGGACTATGACGGAAAGCAGATGAGAAATTAA
- a CDS encoding bifunctional folylpolyglutamate synthase/dihydrofolate synthase, producing MNYDETVEYIETTAKFGSNYGLDRTEKMLELLGNPQKKIKTIHVAGTNGKGSITAMINRILMEAGFKVGMYTSPYLEVFEERIQINGVNIPKDDLSRVVTKVAEVVKKVIELGYENPTEFEIITCTMFYYFYEQKVDIAVVEVGLGGRLDATNVMAPFSKEEDGGVLLSIIASISYDHMQILGNTLAEIAHEKAGIVKSGIPVILYPEEKEAEEAIEKVCSERGSTLIKVPCDCVEPEDQEKVDNNSKEYVQKIKVHTKKEDYHIKLSLLGRHQLTNCACALFAIEELSRYGFDIDKQTILKALSNVKWIGRLEVMHRKPLVVIDGAHNREGISMLRKNLCTYFNYNKMILILGILADKEVEVMVKTIVPLAERVIAVTPNNTRAENSKELKGVIEKYNSKCEALDTYEEAYEKALSYCSEDDILLISGSLYMIGDMRKIIRKHNDIK from the coding sequence ATGAATTATGATGAAACAGTTGAGTATATAGAAACTACTGCTAAATTTGGAAGTAACTATGGACTTGATAGGACAGAAAAGATGTTAGAGCTTTTAGGTAACCCACAGAAGAAAATAAAGACAATACATGTAGCGGGTACCAATGGAAAAGGTTCTATTACGGCAATGATAAATAGAATACTAATGGAAGCAGGATTTAAGGTAGGTATGTACACTTCACCTTATTTAGAAGTGTTTGAAGAGAGAATTCAGATAAATGGTGTCAATATACCTAAGGATGATTTGAGTAGGGTAGTAACCAAGGTAGCAGAAGTTGTTAAAAAGGTTATTGAACTCGGGTATGAAAACCCTACCGAATTTGAGATAATTACCTGTACTATGTTCTATTATTTCTATGAGCAGAAAGTTGATATAGCTGTAGTTGAAGTGGGACTTGGGGGAAGACTTGATGCCACAAATGTTATGGCACCATTTTCAAAAGAAGAAGATGGAGGAGTATTGCTTAGCATAATTGCATCTATAAGCTATGACCACATGCAGATACTAGGAAATACCTTAGCTGAGATAGCTCATGAAAAGGCAGGAATAGTTAAGTCTGGTATACCTGTAATACTTTATCCTGAAGAGAAAGAGGCAGAAGAAGCTATAGAAAAGGTATGCAGTGAAAGGGGAAGTACACTTATAAAGGTTCCTTGTGATTGTGTAGAGCCTGAAGATCAGGAAAAGGTGGACAATAACAGCAAAGAATATGTGCAAAAGATAAAGGTACATACAAAAAAAGAAGATTACCATATTAAATTATCCCTTTTAGGTAGACATCAGCTTACAAATTGTGCTTGTGCCCTATTTGCTATAGAGGAATTGTCTAGATATGGATTTGATATAGATAAGCAGACTATATTAAAAGCACTTTCTAATGTGAAATGGATTGGAAGACTTGAAGTAATGCACCGTAAGCCGCTAGTTGTAATAGATGGTGCACACAATAGAGAGGGAATTTCCATGCTGAGGAAAAACTTATGCACCTATTTTAACTACAATAAGATGATACTTATATTGGGTATATTGGCAGATAAAGAAGTTGAAGTAATGGTAAAAACTATTGTTCCTTTAGCGGAGAGAGTAATAGCCGTTACCCCAAACAATACAAGAGCTGAAAATTCAAAAGAGTTAAAAGGTGTCATAGAAAAATATAACTCCAAATGCGAAGCTTTGGATACTTATGAAGAGGCTTACGAAAAGGCACTTTCCTACTGCAGCGAAGATGATATCTTATTGATATCAGGTTCCCTTTATATGATAGGCGACATGAGAAAAATTATAAGAAAGCACAATGACATCAAATAA
- a CDS encoding class I SAM-dependent DNA methyltransferase, whose amino-acid sequence MNCYGKFAHIYDNLINSDIDYSTWAKKIMNIYEKLNIDRENYLDLACGTGNMTEKLALYFKNTWAVDLSSEMLSEADIKLRNSGLKVNFICQDITNFELNRKFNLITCCLDSTNYILKESDLQSYFKSVFNHLENNGIFLFDINSYYKITNILGNNTYTYDDEDITYMWENYLEDDIVDMYLTFFIRHEDFYKRFDENHRERAYTCEYIESTLKNCGFKIINKLDNYSDKTVTDVSERISYIVTKL is encoded by the coding sequence ATGAACTGCTATGGAAAATTTGCTCATATATATGACAATCTAATAAACAGCGATATAGATTACAGCACATGGGCTAAAAAAATTATGAACATATATGAAAAATTAAATATAGATAGAGAAAATTATTTGGATTTAGCTTGTGGTACAGGTAATATGACAGAAAAGTTGGCACTTTATTTTAAAAATACCTGGGCAGTAGATTTATCCAGTGAAATGCTATCAGAAGCAGATATAAAGCTTAGGAACAGTGGATTAAAGGTAAACTTTATATGTCAAGACATAACTAATTTCGAGTTAAACAGGAAATTCAATCTCATAACTTGCTGTCTCGATTCCACAAACTATATATTAAAAGAATCAGATTTACAAAGTTACTTTAAAAGTGTCTTTAATCATTTGGAAAACAATGGAATATTTCTGTTTGATATAAATTCCTATTACAAAATTACAAATATACTAGGTAACAATACCTATACTTACGACGATGAAGATATTACCTATATGTGGGAAAATTATTTGGAAGATGACATTGTGGACATGTACCTCACATTTTTTATACGTCATGAAGATTTTTATAAACGATTTGATGAAAACCACCGTGAAAGGGCTTATACTTGCGAATATATAGAATCCACATTGAAAAACTGTGGATTTAAAATTATAAATAAATTGGACAACTACAGTGATAAAACTGTAACTGATGTTTCTGAAAGAATATCATATATAGTAACTAAACTTTAA